Proteins from one Porites lutea chromosome 3, jaPorLute2.1, whole genome shotgun sequence genomic window:
- the LOC140929976 gene encoding uncharacterized protein: MITTLLSIFYIHSNNRIVLLNELGDEPCPALPKPDHLARAANRVRQSTRPRDPSDLDFDLSHEHIPDSFLKADIKNIGKRRHLIFATDQQLAHLSKAKVWHIDGTFKLVKHPFQQLFMINAFQRTDDHAKQVPLAFVLMSGRKKKDYRKVMKSILEMLPVEPDVRQITIDFEKALWGVLRQLFPEVRIKGCVFHWTQALWRKIQELGLQHQYSNDQGTYLYLRKFMALPFLPEDQIPPMFEQLSLKATTAPLKQFVNYVAETWIRSSIWPPSSWSVFMMATRSNNDIEGWHNGLHRRASGRWNMPFYLLIDLLHQEARLTALRIRLVSEKKLTRIQRKKYGSVQAQVFNLWET, encoded by the exons ATGATTACAACACTTTTATCAATATTTTATATTCATTCAAATAATCGTATA GTCCTTCTAAATGAACTTGGAGATGAGCCATGTCCCGCACTTCCTAAACCTGATCACCTCGCCAGGGCCGCCAACAGAGTTCGACAGTCTACGAGACCAAGGGATCCCTCAGATTTGGATTTCGACCTCTCCCACGAGCATATTCCAGACAGTTTCCTGAAGGCGGATATTAAGAATATTGGAAAACGACGCCACCTCATCTTTGCAACAGACCAGCAGCTGGCACACCTAAGCAAAGCAAAGGTTTGGCACATAGATGGTACATTCAAGTTAGTCAAACATCCGTTCCAGCAACTGTTTATGATCAACGCGTTTCAGCGCACCGACGATCACGCGAAGCAAGTTCCACTGGCCTTCGTATTGATGtctggaagaaagaaaaaagactatCGTAAG gTCATGAAGTCTATCCTTGAGATGCTTCCTGTTGAGCCTGATGTCCGGCAGATAACGattgattttgaaaaggcaTTGTGGGGTGTTCTTCGCCAGCTCTTTCCTGAAGTGAGGATCAAGGGATGCGTGTTCCATTGGACGCAGGCTCTTTGGAGGAAG ATTCAAGAGTTGGGGCTCCAGCATCAATACAGCAACGACCAAGGCACCTACCTTTATCTCCGGAAATTCATGGCGCTACCATTCCTTCCAGAAGATCAAATCCCACCTATGTTTGAGCAGCTAAGTCTGAAAGCCACCACCGCCCCACTGAAACAGTTCGTAAACTACGTCGCCGAAACGTGGATCCGCAGCAGCATCTGGCCTCCATCGAGCTGGAGCGTCTTCATGATGGCCACCAGGAGCAACAATGACATCGAAGGCTGGCATAACGGCCTACACAGGCGTGCTTCAGGTAGATGGAATATGCCATTCTACCTCCTCATCGACCTTCTGCACCAAGAGGCCCGGCTGACAGCCCTGAGAATCCGTTTAGTCTCGGAAAAAAAACTGACCAGGATTCAGCGCAAGAAATACGGGTCAGTTCAAGCCCAAGTATTTAATCTTTGGGAAacttag